In Candidatus Contubernalis alkalaceticus, the following proteins share a genomic window:
- a CDS encoding heme ABC transporter ATP-binding protein, with protein sequence MSVNLKVHNLTFSYQSSPVLEGINTEIKKGDFVGIIGPNGSGKSTLIKNVNALLKPVEGAVLLEDEDISKMSRQRVARSMAVVPQDTSVGFDFSAFEIVMMGRVPHLSRFEKEGPKDEKIVREAMEVTNSWSLKDRSITELSGGERQRVIMARALAQEPQIILLDEPTAFLDISYQTEIFDLMRELNRKKNMTVIAVLHDLNLASQYCDYLILLKAGKIFNIGTPSNVMTVENIQEVYGTKVIISEHPINGTPYISLLPKRSSADNNVPPKKIHIIGGGGSANPLTKLFYYLGHHISLGVLNGRDTDCETARNLGLKIVEELPFSPVSQEKHRENLEVIKGSDLVILANVPFGKGNVRNLEAALFALEEGIPVLIYDGVDISRRDFTGGEAAQIFHQMKEKGAREINLEKELLEQLEKI encoded by the coding sequence ATGTCTGTAAATTTAAAAGTGCATAATTTAACTTTTTCCTACCAGTCCTCCCCGGTTCTAGAAGGTATTAATACGGAGATAAAAAAGGGTGATTTTGTTGGAATTATCGGGCCAAATGGTTCGGGAAAGTCAACCTTGATTAAAAATGTCAATGCTTTGTTAAAACCGGTGGAGGGAGCCGTATTATTGGAGGATGAAGATATTTCAAAAATGTCCCGGCAGAGAGTTGCCCGGTCCATGGCGGTAGTTCCTCAGGACACTTCTGTAGGGTTTGATTTTTCGGCTTTTGAAATCGTGATGATGGGGAGGGTTCCTCACTTAAGTAGGTTTGAAAAGGAGGGCCCAAAGGACGAAAAAATTGTGCGGGAAGCAATGGAGGTTACTAACAGCTGGTCCTTAAAGGATCGTTCTATTACGGAGCTCAGTGGTGGGGAGCGTCAGAGGGTAATTATGGCCCGGGCCCTGGCCCAGGAACCCCAGATTATTTTACTGGATGAGCCTACAGCTTTTTTGGATATTTCCTATCAGACGGAAATTTTTGATTTAATGAGGGAGCTGAACCGGAAGAAAAACATGACGGTTATTGCTGTCCTGCATGATTTGAATCTGGCTTCTCAGTACTGTGATTATCTTATACTTTTAAAGGCAGGGAAAATATTTAACATTGGGACGCCTTCCAATGTTATGACTGTAGAAAATATTCAGGAAGTATACGGCACCAAAGTTATTATAAGTGAGCATCCTATAAATGGCACCCCTTATATTTCGCTGCTCCCAAAACGCAGCAGTGCAGATAATAATGTGCCTCCAAAAAAGATTCATATAATAGGGGGCGGGGGCAGTGCCAATCCTCTGACCAAACTTTTCTATTATCTGGGTCATCACATTTCTTTGGGGGTGTTAAATGGTAGGGATACGGACTGTGAGACCGCCAGAAATCTGGGGCTGAAAATAGTAGAGGAACTTCCATTCTCACCGGTGAGCCAAGAAAAACATCGGGAGAACCTGGAGGTAATCAAGGGAAGCGACCTGGTGATTTTGGCCAATGTTCCCTTTGGGAAGGGAAATGTAAGGAACCTGGAAGCCGCTTTGTTTGCCCTGGAGGAGGGAATTCCGGTGTTGATTTATGATGGAGTGGATATATCTCGTAGAGATTTTACCGGCGGTGAGGCTGCCCAAATTTTTCATCAGATGAAGGAAAAAGGCGCCAGGGAGATTAACCTTGAAAAAGAACTATTAGAACAATTGGAAAAAATCTAA
- a CDS encoding ABC transporter substrate-binding protein, whose product MFNKLWFKTAFVVILGIFVLGSCFGCAAEGEDPVTDDKDIVTEEKENQEALTFPITIIDMAGNEVVIEKEPETIVSLRPSATETLFALGLGDKVIGVTEFCYYPEEAKGKEKVGDFIVNVEKVVSLDPDIIFTFEHYDEAVDTLREQGYAVIDLDSKTLDEVLHSFELVGKITNTSDKAEDLIAEISADIDEIKEFTSNLENDAKPKVFVMLDTESLYSVGSDTYLNNLIETAGGINIAADVGAGWPVLSEEKIFEDDPDVIICTHPMKEIVMARDNWQDLKAVQNEQVYDADGDLVSRPGPRVALGLKHILDIIHPNR is encoded by the coding sequence TTGTTTAATAAATTATGGTTTAAAACTGCATTTGTCGTTATTCTGGGGATTTTTGTTTTAGGCAGCTGTTTTGGTTGTGCAGCTGAAGGTGAAGATCCTGTTACCGATGATAAGGATATTGTCACTGAGGAGAAGGAAAACCAAGAGGCCCTAACATTCCCTATAACTATAATAGATATGGCCGGCAATGAAGTTGTGATAGAAAAGGAACCCGAAACCATTGTTTCTCTCCGGCCCAGTGCAACGGAAACTCTTTTTGCCTTGGGGTTAGGTGATAAGGTCATCGGTGTAACAGAATTCTGTTATTATCCCGAGGAGGCTAAAGGGAAAGAAAAGGTGGGGGATTTCATAGTTAATGTAGAAAAGGTAGTCTCCTTAGACCCTGATATTATTTTTACCTTTGAACATTATGATGAAGCCGTAGATACTTTAAGAGAACAGGGATATGCTGTTATAGATTTAGATTCTAAGACCTTAGATGAGGTGCTGCATTCCTTTGAACTGGTGGGCAAAATTACCAACACATCTGATAAGGCAGAAGATTTGATTGCAGAAATTTCTGCCGACATTGATGAGATAAAAGAATTTACTTCAAATCTGGAAAATGATGCTAAGCCTAAAGTATTTGTTATGTTGGATACGGAATCCCTCTACTCTGTAGGCAGTGATACATATCTAAATAATTTAATTGAAACAGCTGGGGGCATCAACATAGCTGCAGATGTAGGTGCAGGCTGGCCGGTCTTGAGTGAAGAAAAAATATTTGAGGATGATCCAGATGTGATCATTTGCACTCATCCCATGAAGGAAATAGTTATGGCTCGGGATAATTGGCAGGATTTAAAAGCCGTGCAAAATGAACAAGTTTATGACGCAGATGGTGACCTGGTCTCCAGGCCTGGCCCAAGGGTTGCTTTAGGACTTAAGCATATTTTAGATATAATACATCCCAACAGATAA
- a CDS encoding FecCD family ABC transporter permease, giving the protein MNFRPLIIVFLVILAVFSIVVTTTIGVAEISFMNVVRMVINKITYFGQFIQEDWPSTWETIIFNMRLPRVVLGFIVGASLSIAGAAFQGLLRNPLADPYTIGVSSGAALGATLAMFIQNSYGLSFFGGIPFFAFLGALVALFFVYNLSRVGNSIPVVTLLLAGVVVSSFLSAVISLLMLSSGEQIRGIYFWLVGGLSMKTWSHVIMVLPYVIIGSSVIFYWSRDLNVILLGEEAASNLGIEVDRVKKIILVAASLITGAVVSVSGMIGFVGLIIPHAVRMIVGPDHRILIPTSALVGGIYLIWVDSLARTMMAPIEMPVGIITAFLGAPFFIYLLRSKRKEFRF; this is encoded by the coding sequence TTGAACTTTCGTCCCTTAATAATTGTCTTTCTGGTAATCTTGGCCGTCTTTTCAATTGTGGTGACTACTACTATTGGGGTAGCGGAAATATCCTTTATGAATGTAGTCAGGATGGTCATAAATAAAATCACATACTTCGGTCAATTTATTCAGGAGGACTGGCCTTCAACCTGGGAAACTATTATATTTAATATGAGGCTTCCTCGGGTGGTACTGGGATTTATCGTTGGAGCCTCTCTTTCTATTGCTGGGGCAGCATTTCAGGGGTTGCTTCGCAACCCCCTGGCTGACCCTTACACCATTGGAGTTTCCAGCGGTGCAGCCCTGGGGGCTACTCTGGCCATGTTCATACAAAACAGTTATGGATTGAGTTTTTTTGGCGGGATACCTTTTTTTGCTTTTTTAGGAGCTTTAGTGGCTTTATTTTTTGTATACAACCTTTCCCGGGTGGGGAACAGCATACCTGTGGTGACCCTGCTTCTGGCCGGTGTAGTGGTCAGTTCCTTTCTTTCGGCGGTAATATCACTGCTGATGCTCTCCTCAGGGGAACAGATTCGGGGGATTTACTTTTGGCTGGTGGGGGGATTAAGCATGAAGACCTGGTCCCATGTGATTATGGTACTACCCTACGTGATTATTGGATCTTCAGTAATATTTTATTGGTCCCGGGACTTGAATGTAATTTTGCTGGGGGAAGAGGCAGCCTCAAATTTAGGGATTGAGGTGGACCGAGTTAAAAAAATAATTTTGGTAGCCGCTTCTTTAATTACCGGTGCGGTGGTTTCCGTCAGCGGAATGATTGGATTCGTGGGGCTGATTATTCCCCATGCGGTCAGGATGATTGTTGGCCCTGATCATCGAATATTAATACCTACATCAGCATTGGTGGGAGGCATCTATTTAATTTGGGTGGATTCCCTGGCCAGAACCATGATGGCGCCTATTGAAATGCCTGTGGGAATTATAACTGCTTTCTTAGGAGCTCCGTTCTTCATTTATTTACTTAGAAGTAAGCGGAAAGAATTTCGCTTTTAG